CATAAGGTAATGGGTATGATGCACAAAAacggaaactgtttaaaataataaacgAATATAGATTATGTATGTGAACATTTACCtgggaaaaaaaacctttctgTATAAAAGTgataaatttcataataaaaaataagtgtttgaaaaaaacatttttatagaattatatcaaataCAATGGACCACATATTATAGCAAAACACTATTTTATCTGTGATTTCAAAATACTAATGTATGATGTCATGCAAAtactatattatatattatatagcaATTCCAAAATGGAAAACCAAAACAGTACAGCATTTTTAGATGCATGTtgtattcaattcaatttcggTCATTTGTGATGTAAAAAAACTGACGTGTATTAAATTTCTAGTCTATTGAGGTAAATCTATATGGAAAATTGCTTTTTGTTGTCAAGGAGTGAGTAGTTAGCTGAAACTAGTCTGAATCATGAATTGTAGAATCATAAAATAAGAAGTGTGTTCATGATATTGGATAGGCTTTTTCTTTAAGATGGTGATGTACTCAATTGAAAGGTAACTTAGAATAATGATTGAATTGACGCCCCTCCACGATACATTTGAAAATCTTCAACATAATACTTATCTCAGAAAAGTatatgaaatgtaaatatattcggTATCTTTTGAATGACTTATGGTTAGGTCATAATAAATCACCGAAGTGTCTACGGATTTTTCCATTTTCCCGATTGAGACAAAAAGCACACGGCGCGtttgaccggtcagcagaggatgttcACTCCTCCATGACACCTGATCATACCTCTAATTTTTACAGAGGTCCGTGTTCGCTCTGTTCTTGTTTTGCAATTctcctttggacttttgattttgaacactgtttgtTATCACCCCATTTCATTCTTAAATATTCATGTTTGATGTACTAACTCATTTAGAGGTGTGGGGTTTACTGAACCATATCCTGTATCCTACTCTGTGTAGCACTTTGTATGTTGTGCACTGGATACTGTGTGAGTGACTGTTGGTATGAGTATAAAGCAGCCTGGAGGTTCCCTgtgatctgttgacagatccccagAATCTCCCAGGAGATGTCTCTGAATAAATCACGTACATACAGTCCCTGATCATCGTGGACTAGGACCTGAAGTGCATCTAGAGCTGCTTGTGATAACGGTGTATCAACATGTCTGTAACACAAGAACTCTAGGAAGTGTAACATTACAAACAATGGGATATCTAATGAAGGCCACTTGTTCTGTAGAGAAGACTGTTGTTCTGGTATTAGTTCGCTGATATAACAGATTCTATTGTCTAGTATAATATCCATTGCTACAGTTTGTCTCATCTTTTTAGACCAGGACTGTCCCCCCACAGCCTCAATATACTTTTCTCTGTCTACATGCCTATCATACATTAGATATGGCTCTGCTAACTTGACCTTTGTTATCTCTAAAACAGATAAAGCTTCCCTGTATCTGAATGTCTTGTAATAATAAATGACAATGTACAACATGTCAGAAACACATCCAAACTTGGCTGATAATTTAAGAATATAAGAGGAAGTTTTGTCTGCAATATACATCTGTTTGTTGAACTTGATGCCAGCGTTAGTGTATGTATTGTGTAATATAAATGCAGTGTTCTGAAAAATAGTTGTTGtatgtctttttaatttaaagatttGATAGCTTCCCAGGGGTGATGCTACCAACTGTTGTATTGTAAATAAGTATTTCACACAGCTGTGAAGATTTCCCGGGGGTGTGTTACCATTATGAAATACCTCAGTGAAAAGTTCTATATCAATGTCCACTTCAGATTTGATTATACCTTCATATATATGAATAGAGGCTCTAGGATTGTAAAAGACATCAATGATGTAGGACCTGACAGAGGAACTCTGTAGCAGACAGATCAGACCTTTATTGTACAATTCATGTAACTGTAGAAACAATCTGTGTTGTGCTGAGCTATGAACCTTGGTCAGAAACATGTTGTTCTGTGGGATGAAAAAATTCGGACAAATCCCTTCATACACCCATTTAAGGAGGAGTTTAAAGGAGACCCAGAAACTGATCAGAAGATTTTGTGGACACCAGTGATTTAGTGTATTTTGTTGAATCGCCCAAAAAACCGTTGTCTTCATGTGATAGGAACACAGCAGTTTATTGGTTTCGTCTAACTGCTGATTtataacttcttttaaaaacaattttaacagaCCATAAATCAAAAACTGACAATGATTCATTGCATACACACATTTGTACTCTGCAttggaaaaagaaattctccatTCCGTGTCGCTATGAGGTCCTAATGGGTTTCCTATTGCTACAACATGACATCCATTTCTGACTATGTCATCAACAACTTCAGGATCAGGCCATGAGTGACACCTGTCTATCCATGACAAGGCAGACACAGGCCAAAAATCACAAATAAAACAGTGGGCATTGTCATATTCTACTGTTCCTGCTAAACTACCACTACCACAGGGTCCATGTACAGTAGAATTGGGCATTTTTGCAGAACAAGTCAATTCTCTGTATTTAGAACTAGATATATAGACTCTGTCATTCATTCTGACACATGCTGATGCAATGTCTCTGTCTGTTGTCAGTGTCAGTAACTGAAGTAAAgtgaatcctggtggactctCAGAACTGTTGGAGAGAATCAAGGTTGTATTGGCTGTGTTGTAATATTCAGACTGAGACACGTCCATGATCACTCGGTGGTTGTTTGGCCAGTACATAAAGTCCACATCTGATCCGTTAAGTCTAAATCCTTCTCTCTGACTTCCACTTAACATCTGAATGACCCCATTATTACTGGTCAGTCGTCTCACCACTACCTCCCTGATATCCACTGTCTCCCTCCTGATTGCTACCTGTTGTGAGGTCCCAACTATCTGACACATCCTCACAAACACTGCCTCTGACAGGTGCTGCAAACCATCACatctataaaaataaagataatacaGGAATAATTAATACATGCAAGGATATAGCATTAAATACACTTTtgagattagaaaaaaaatatgagtttCTCGCTATAGTTAAAATGCCACAACctctaaataaaaagaataaggGATTGAAAATGTTGATGAGTAAACTGTCTTTCTTATTATAGCAGTTATGTATGATATCTAACGTGCGGATACCCATTAATGCCGAAAAATACACAAGTTTTTTTCTATTACTTTCTTCCTGTAAGCTGGCATGTAAAACTTTCAATGCAGATCTCTGCAAGGTTCGTTTATTTGActtaagtaatttttttgttatttcattCTCATCAACACCGACTTACCTCTGGCTAAAGATAACCCCTATCCATGACCTATGGAGCGTTTTCTTCTGGAACTCGAGTTCAGTATCTAGTCGCGAGATTTTGAGATAAACAGTGAGAGTTTACATCGAGTCCGACTCTCGATCTAAGGAGGGTCAAGACTCTCTAACATTGGCGGGCATGGATGCATCAGACGACTTCGAGATTTTAAATGTACGTATTATATCGATGAGTACATgattatgttattttaaaaataaacacatatGCTGTGCATAGTGAAAGAATAAATTGAAACGcatattttatactttattatttgtttgttttacaaCGAATTCCATAAAAAGATCTTTCGAAAACAGTGTACAGATACCTAGTAATGTATAATGTTTCTATGTCCGATTTATATGAGAGCTATAGattctctttaaaaaattgaaaaatctcttaaatgaaaattaatattaatttaaatctattatttatttattttaattattgaagtAACGTTTATTACCAACATCtaatgtttgggttttttttaaatgtaaaaaggaaaaacaaaatcaaatattgcaaGTGTACACACAACAATATgaagtaataaataattttatttgttgtttcgTACGGAAAAAAATCATGGAAAAGTACATACGCATCTCATTTTCATTCGAAATTTCACCCTTCTCAAATTTCTAATTTACGGTGCATAATGTTATAGACAACCTCCATTTTGGAGAGTACATTAAGTTATTTTTCCTGTTCCTCTTAATCTGTGCGTGCGCATCAAGAGGTTGTTATCTAAAGTGAAAACTTGAGTTCCAGGAGAAAACGCTCGTGATTAGCAGGAAGtcgagtacccattattgccgcTTATATCTTTTCGTCATTTTTAAGGAAATTTGTTGGTTAAAAAGCAAATGGTTTGAAAGAATTTAACAACCTAAGATATTAAGTGTATCATTATGACATCATGATTGCAGATCATTATTTAATAAGCAATATTGTTTTTGATGTCGGCTGCATGCACACAAACATGGGAACATGTGCTCCACATGTCTCGAGTCAAATTGATACTGGCCTAAGGAAAGAAAtacattataattgtttttaaagtttattttctaaaaattagttgtaatgtgataaagtaaagtaagtgataatatataaattgatagataaaaagtatataaataattatgtttaaacatttatatttacttGACTCtatcattattttacatgttttattatcTTGATTTGGTCAGCCATTAAATGCTTTCGTTGGTCGCTCATTCTGCTTTTTACTAGTCAAAACATGTGGCAAGCATAGTAGAGCAGGTCTATGAGAAAATTTGGGTTGACGTGCGGTAGAGTTACACTTTACGGAGGTGATGATGATGTCAAATGAATTTCATGGGCAACTAAATCGACAATATCGGTAGTTAACGTACTGAAATAGAATGTGTCAGAAAAACGGTTATTATTAAGTCGAAAACTTATAGCGCAATTTATATAGTTGCAGCTAGGTTTTTGTATGATAGGAACTACAAAGATCAGAGAGCgtgaaaatacaatttaaaatcactaaatgaaacacattaatattttaacatttatatacaatattatatttaaatgtgtagaaCACTTAGAATATCAATTTACTTACATTCCAGGGGTTAAGAACTCCATTTTGAATTAAGAGTAACGACACGCCTCTTACAAATTTCATGCTATTTTTAgatgtgaaaatttaaatgCCTTAGTACTGTACTTTcagtttgttttaattatctaTATAACGTATCTGGTCTCTTCGCTATGGTGGCATAgttctgccaccacttgtcagataattatgtcgacttgtcagatcttgatgaAGACATGtcaaataaatatgttgacttgtaagatctttatgtcgacttgtcacttATTCACGTACTTAAAAGTTCAACACTAAAACGTTTGCACGCCCAATTTGTGCCATTcagtttacaaaatatttttgagaagtcgacataaggatctgacaagtcgacataatcatctttTAAGTCGATATCATTATTTGACAAgctgacataattatctggcaagtcgacataattatttgacaagatAACATAgcatctgacaagtcaacatcattatctgacaagtcgacttataatatgaatgataattttcttcagCCAAGTGGCCAATTTGTTTTGTCTGTCAgaaaattatgttaacttgtcagatctttatgtcgacttgtcagatacaTGTAGGATGATGACAAGGTTAGTGGCTCTAACACGCTTTGACAACAAAATACTGAGTTTCTAGTTAGTAtgattattttctgacaagtcacCACAAAGATCTGACAagcttttttcttttcttttctgtttatatAATGTACGCACTTTTAAGCGACACCAAACTTGCAAAGAGTTTATAATTTGAAGAACtctatttaaaatgaaaattttaaatctgaAATCTTTGCTTGAAGGTTTATCAATATGAATGGAAATTACactttcatttataaatttaacaattaatataaattataagaGAAAAATCTGATTACtcatatatgtttaccaaaaTTATTGTGATAATCATATGTACGAAGCAGCAAAGGGTtcccttttcatttttttttattttgccaaAATGTGCTAGTGTTAAAAACACTTGCAGTATAGAATAAAAATGAATCCGACATTAGAGAATCCATTGTGAAAAATCATCTTGAGGTTAATTATTGTtattccattaaaaaaaatatggaattttccttcaaaattattattaaaggtTTACCTTTAGAAGTGCCAAGAATATATTGGGAACTTTTTCCAAGTACCATGAACCAAGAGTCCAAATCAAGTGGCGAGGAGAAGGTTTTACAATATACTTAGTATTTATTTCTCAAGAGATATTAAACTCTTTGAGTTTATGTCTTTCTACAACTTATGTTTTACAACGTTATGAAGTCTCGATAGGCgtggtcatttttagactgttttgatttcctttagaagagctttatataaaaatataggataATACCCAAAATTATAGgtaaactatttaaaattttgatttcctaaatgatagtttatagctaaataaatcatatcttaaattctaaggaagatctgatggtaaatttgttgaccattcagCCGCCGTAAAGATTAACTTATTTAATTA
This portion of the Magallana gigas chromosome 7, xbMagGiga1.1, whole genome shotgun sequence genome encodes:
- the LOC105321659 gene encoding uncharacterized protein: MEFLTPGICDGLQHLSEAVFVRMCQIVGTSQQVAIRRETVDIREVVVRRLTSNNGVIQMLSGSQREGFRLNGSDVDFMYWPNNHRVIMDVSQSEYYNTANTTLILSNSSESPPGFTLLQLLTLTTDRDIASACVRMNDRVYISSSKYRELTCSAKMPNSTVHGPCGSGSLAGTVEYDNAHCFICDFWPVSALSWIDRCHSWPDPEVVDDIVRNGCHVVAIGNPLGPHSDTEWRISFSNAEYKCVYAMNHCQFLIYGLLKLFLKEVINQQLDETNKLLCSYHMKTTVFWAIQQNTLNHWCPQNLLISFWVSFKLLLKWVYEGICPNFFIPQNNMFLTKVHSSAQHRLFLQLHELYNKGLICLLQSSSVRSYIIDVFYNPRASIHIYEGIIKSEVDIDIELFTEVFHNGNTPPGNLHSCVKYLFTIQQLVASPLGSYQIFKLKRHTTTIFQNTAFILHNTYTNAGIKFNKQMYIADKTSSYILKLSAKFGCVSDMLYIVIYYYKTFRYREALSVLEITKVKLAEPYLMYDRHVDREKYIEAVGGQSWSKKMRQTVAMDIILDNRICYISELIPEQQSSLQNKWPSLDIPLFVMLHFLEFLCYRHVDTPLSQAALDALQVLVHDDQGLYVRDLFRDISWEILGICQQITGNLQAALYSYQQSLTQYPVHNIQSATQSRIQDMVQ